In Xenopus tropicalis strain Nigerian chromosome 5, UCB_Xtro_10.0, whole genome shotgun sequence, one genomic interval encodes:
- the gjb7 gene encoding gap junction beta-7 protein, whose product MSWSFLRDILSGVNKYSTGIGRIWLSVVFIFRLLVYVVAAEAVWKDEQKEFECNIRQPGCENVCFDQFFPISQVRLWALQLIMVSTPSLLVVLHVAYRESREKRHNKKLYANTADMDGGLWCTYVISLLFKTVFEFGFLVLFYKLYGGFSVPRLVKCDMDPCPNVVDCYISKPTEKMIFLYFVVTTSGLCILLNVSELFYLIFRYCTKFYLKKQANKMAQETCDCKNKQHNLIPITSEQAGTDVPDG is encoded by the coding sequence ATGAGTTGGTCATTTTTGCGTGATATCTTGAGCGGAGTGAATAAATATTCCACAGGCATTGGAAGAATCTGGCTTTCGGTTGTGTTCATTTTCCGACTTTTGGTCTATGTCGTTGCTGCAGAAGCTGTGTGGAAAGATGAACAGAAAGAATTTGAGTGCAACATCAGACAGCCCGGGTGCGAAAATGTCTGCTTTGATCAGTTCTTCCCCATCTCCCAGGTGCGCCTTTGGGCTCTACAGCTGATTATGGTGTCAACACCCTCGCTTCTTGTTGTTCTTCATGTGGCCTATCGGGAAAGCAGGGAGAAGAGGCACAACAAGAAGCTGTATGCCAACACTGCAGACATGGATGGGGGATTATGGTGTACATATGTCATAAGTCTTCTCTTTAAGACTGTGTTTGAATTTGGATTTCTTGTACTTTTCTACAAACTGTATGGTGGTTTCAGTGTGCCACGACTGGTGAAATGTGATATGGATCCCTGCCCCAATGTTGTGGACTGCTATATCTCCAAACCTACAGAGAAGATGATTTTTCtctattttgtggtcacaacctcaggACTTTGCATTTTGCTTAATGTTAGCGAGTTATTTTACCTTATTTTCAGATACTGTACAAAATTCTACCTGAAAAAGCAGGCAAACAAAATGGCACAAGAAACATGTGATTGCAAGAATAAGCAACATAACCTAATACCCATTACATCTGAGCAGGCGGGCACTGATGTGCCTGATGgttaa